ATACTTACGGTAACACTTGTTACACTTCTAATTGCAGTTGTTATATCAAACTCATTGATCTTCTCAGTTAATGGTGTACAGCCACTTCTGGCACAAACTCTGCATATCATCTCCTTGGATAACAGTGATGGACTGAAAGACAATTGTTTCagataaaagaaacaataaagcCCTAGACATTATAATGAACTTAGATGGACTTATGTCTATGCAGTAACAtgcagtatttttaaaattctgaaTGAGATTTTAGTCCTCATGGCTATGTACGGCTTAACGTACGGCGAGCGTCCTACTCATTGTCATTCAACGAAATAAACTTTTAAGATAAACTCATtaggtaaaaatttaaaagataatattaatttaaaactagaaGTAAAAATTTTTACCCTTCCATAAGCCGCTGCCATTGATCACCAGCGTTGCTATCTTTCACCTCCGCTGGCGAAGATGAAGTGTACCTCATTTTGTTAAGCCTTGTCAGCATAGATTTTGTTAAATACACCgccattatttttaaagcttcAAATCaacttaacataaataaaaataattataatacataaataaaataatagtttattttggcTGTGAAAACAACACTTTCGAGTTTTGACAAATTGACAATTGACGGGTGACATTTGACATCATACctttttttctctctctttgGCAAGGGcaagaacaatattttttaaattatgcgtGTGTTTGACGCCGTAAACCTtaaattaaggcgatacctcaaggtccattttcatacattttgtttcacctttaatctgggtaactaaacaagtattggcaagtaaagaatttaaattcacgtctagttagtgattagtttaatatgacgaaattttaaaggccgaaatatccatgattattaattatttttacgtttttctttcaactgcgagaactaatcactaactagaggtgaatttaaattctttacttgccaatacttgtttagttacccagattaaaggtgaaacaaaatgtatgaaaatggaccttgaggtatcgccttaaacttttttacaaattttgtcgaggtgtatattttattttacagtcccccccccccctccccccgtgacgatgaaagctgcaaagtcttcgaaacgtcgggagaaaagtaaaatattaaattcgctataaaattcgtaaaatagtttaatttaaatctcaAGTGACATAATTCCAAAACGTAAACCTTATTTATAAGGatggataaaatatataaaaaaaagatttataaagaaaataatcgaTCTATTCGATTATCGTTGTTAAACTTAATCACCGTTGTTTAGCTAATTTGCTGTCCCATAAATATGATATATCCTAACGACATAAACAGACAGCCTTACTGGGTCTGAGTTAACGATCTCTCAACTTTTTTAGTTCGTAATATTATACTTGGTTTGTCTAAATAGGAATCCTCACTATGTGGGTTAGAATTATTTGCCTTTGAAATAAAAAGggctaattaaaaaaaaaataaacgaaactcACCTCTTATACTTTAGTTCTGTCAAACTCAGATGGTAATTCTTTTATTTGAGTATATTTTGTATACCGCTTCTTACTGTTAGTATCGTATCCTTTCAAACTTTAATCTTGATATTCATATCAATTGTTTCAACGATGCACAACCCTAGAAATTGAATAGACAATGTTCCATGTCCGGTTATTATCGGTTaaaatttattgcataaaaGTGATATAGTTATATCTATTTACTTCTTATTAgaaagagataaaaatattttttttcttattcagTCATACTTCATGTTCATTCTTCATGTCAATctttgttgatattttattttgcgagAATGAGTGTGTTGTGAAATCAaaacgtttattataaattctgcCCATCAATATCGGATTATTGTGTATCTAATTCAAGTCTAGTTATTGTTATGACTTctcttttattacttaaatccATGTTATTTGCGAATGCTTTGCAAAAGaacaaaaagaagaagaaaagaaaaataaagaaaatgtatgtATCTTCAaacaattatattcaaaaaatttacaaactatTCATCTCATCCAAAACTAACTTTATATGATTAAACCTAAAAAGCTAAGCTGAGACGGATTTGAACTCCACTAACTTTAACATCCGTTATTTACTTAGCAAACGTAAAACTTAGGGCCCAAATACCATTTccaattagttttatatttcatccACAGCCACccagcaaaaaaattaaatataagcaTGTGTAGAATTTGCAATGAAGAAAAAGGTGATATACccatatttgataatttttccCAGCCAAATATACCTGAAGAAATTCAACACTTTTCAGGAGTAACTGTAAGTATTCTAAATATTCCGTTTTTCTGTTGAATTTTACCTCGAAATTATATAAGCCCTATTAACAAATATCGCTTTAGTAATCACACTAAGGCATTAAGCACACTTTtgctatatgtatatttattccCAATAGaacaaactaaaacaatatacttaaggcaaactaaaatttgaattttaacaaAAGAATTTCCAATCCATTCATCTCTTAAACAATTTAATGCAAAGAagtattaatatctattatttttttgcttacaGATGAATAAATCAGACAATTTTTCTAAACACATGTGCCAAAATTGCCTGGACTTGTTAAATGGATGTATTGTGTTCAGAGAAATGTGTCAAAGAAGTAACAAAATATGGCTGGATGTCTCAATTAAAAAGGgtaaagtacaaaaaataatatgaagtttatgaagttttttaataaaaaaaaaaattctcctATTTGCTCAGTATTGGAATTTATGCCCAATAAAACATgtttgtaaaaaagtttttgtgcACACTATGTAAagctttgtataaaaattatattcatttttattcctaatttttcagttaaataaatgtatctattatatattaattcaaaGTTCAACTTTAGAGAttactcttttatttatttttaattaatgtgtatttttttatagaatgcCAAACAGTTTGCAGTGCCTATGATGACAGCCGAGTGCAGGGTGACAGTGATGAGTCATACAACATACCCTCACCAGTATTTTCTGAAGACAATTCAGAGCTGTGGAGTTGTTCCACTTGTAACAAACAGTTTTATGATCTGGTCAGTGTAactattaatgttttttatagtcTTAACAATGCAGTagcccaaataaaataatttttaacactaACCggaactaaatataaatttgaattaaatatagattGAAAATATACTGaaagtttgaattttttttcagttacaTACTTATGATGAACCTTAATGAATTAAGagcccttaacatttttttgtgaTCTTAATGCAGTAATTGCTggtaaaatgatttttagtaaaagaaaattgtaaagTTTTGATTGAGAGAAACTTGCTGATTGTTGATACATGTGTAATAcctttttgtattaattatccCATCTTTTAGGCATCATACAACAATCACCTATCAAAATGTAGTATAGAGAACAATGATGCAAATGCAAAGCCATCCAAGGAAGTAACAAAAAGAAAGTTTCTATGTGATATATGTGGTAAAACTGCCTATTCAAATGCAAGCCTTTTAGtgcatatgtatgtatgtaaaataatattttttatttatagaaattaatgttatattagatattatgcacacaaaattcaaaatctgaaacagaatttatttatatcagatgatttatttataaaaaaatgttttttattttttccattttgtaacaatatgtatgtattgtttaaaattacagGGGTATACATGAAAACATATTTCCCTTCAAATGCGATGTATGTCCATACCAAGGTAGAACAATGGATCTATTAAAAGTGCATAAACGATCACATCTAGTGGACAAACCATTTAAATGCACCCAGTGTCCAAAAGCAACCACAACATCAAGCAATCTCGCTAAACATATGCGACACGTTCATAGTACAGCGAGGCCACATAAGGTACAGTAACAAACTCTATCATCATTGGAAATAAACATCTGTGAGACaactcaataaaaaaagtttaaaaataagtatcatTCCTTGGAGATGTGAAGCGCCGTAATTCTGACATCCAATTTATTTACCTAGCCATGGTCCAATGTAAGAAAACGCTGTGGTTATCAATTTCGCGCTTGCGGGTTAGTTCTTAAACTATGTCCTTAACAGAAACACCATTAGGTACAGTTTTACGTATCTATCACAATATACCACCTCTTCCTCCCATTTGGTTTGAAATATAAAGACTCTGCGGTTCGTGATATTTCGGACAAGCAGAGCATGTACGAATTGGAACAGGCTATCAAAATTTGTAATGGTGTTATTCCAAACACAGATTGCCTTGtattgttaatatataaaatacaacaaatagcTTTTCATTATGGGACGTAAATATATTCGACGGCACATTTTGCCAATTCATTTAGGAATAAACGCGTGAAATTATTccataaatatgtacatttgtttcagtgtaattattgtgataaagcattttcataCCAACATGATATGAAGAGGCATATCAAAGACATACATCTTAGGCAGGGCACAGTTGAGTGTGACGTCTGCTATAAGAAGTTCAACACtaagtaagtaaaaatattataggtactCATATAAGTAGCTTGCAACTCAGTTTACCAAATAGGTACCCATGTTCAAGATTTGATGTGAGTATAATGTAAAACTATGGTAACCATTCCCCCATTTTAAAACAGAACATTGGTACTGTACTTAacacattattttgtaaaaaaaatcctcaTAAATATTTCTTAGCCAAGATTCAAggtaaaattgttattgcacccataagtaaagtatttataacCACCACCACCCAAGTATTTATAaccagtaatttaaaaaatcgtttctgttttatcgaattattatattactcgtAATTTCA
This genomic window from Manduca sexta isolate Smith_Timp_Sample1 chromosome 12, JHU_Msex_v1.0, whole genome shotgun sequence contains:
- the LOC115453537 gene encoding zinc finger protein 680, translating into MTSLLLLKSMLFANALQKNKKKKKRKIKKIHPAKKLNISMCRICNEEKGDIPIFDNFSQPNIPEEIQHFSGVTMNKSDNFSKHMCQNCLDLLNGCIVFREMCQRSNKIWLDVSIKKECQTVCSAYDDSRVQGDSDESYNIPSPVFSEDNSELWSCSTCNKQFYDLASYNNHLSKCSIENNDANAKPSKEVTKRKFLCDICGKTAYSNASLLVHMGIHENIFPFKCDVCPYQGRTMDLLKVHKRSHLVDKPFKCTQCPKATTTSSNLAKHMRHVHSTARPHKCNYCDKAFSYQHDMKRHIKDIHLRQGTVECDVCYKKFNTKKILQGHRWKIHKIKGERQGRLPSYLQYQMEEQNENNMADSDPNF